The Arachis hypogaea cultivar Tifrunner chromosome 16, arahy.Tifrunner.gnm2.J5K5, whole genome shotgun sequence genome contains a region encoding:
- the LOC112758611 gene encoding uncharacterized protein — protein sequence MLRLYNNYLHLTVVILYPMFRSPYSSIITRRRKKKKRKKNVGLHSSCAFEHLNSSDCGIDLSFDFQTCCGLGSVHLLIFSNLNLKLLLLFWTMEKQNSFRASTMEKQQSFRRVMEKQKSFRGFMEKQKSFRIVMEKQLSFIGSERKKSKESPGKRGDLPIHLAARGGNLSRVKDIIENCASSDMKDFLSKQNFEGETPLYVAAENGHASVVSEILKFLDLQTASIVARNGYDPFHVAAKQGHLEVLRELLHFFPNLAMTTDLSNSTALHTAATQGHIDVVNLLLESDSNLAKIARNNGKTVLHSAARMGHLEVVKALLNKDPSTGFRTDKKGQTALHMAVKGQNQEILLELVKPDQSVLSLEDNKGNTALHIATKKGRIQNVRCLLSMEGININATNKAGETPLDIAEKFGTPELASLLRDAGAANSTHTGKPNASKHLKQTVSDIKHDVHSQLQQTRQTGVRVQKIAKKLKKLHISGLNNAINSATVVAVLIATVAFAAIFTVPGQYDEKKTPGFSLGQANIAKNAAFLTFFVFDSLALFISLAVVVVQTSVVVIEQKAKKQLVFVINKLMWLACLFISIAFISLTYVVVGSDSRWLAIYATVIGSLIMLSTIGSMCYCVILHRMEETKLRAESRSYSMSHASDQEILNSEYKRMYAL from the exons ATGTTACGGCTTTACAACAATTACCTTCACTTGACGGTGGTAATTTTGTACCCAATGTTTCGTTCGCCATATAGCTCAATCATAACAAGacgacgaaaaaaaaaaaaaagaaagaaaaatgtggGTCTCCACTCTTCCTGTGCTTTTGAGCATCTGAACAGTTCAGATTGTGGAATCGATCTTTCGTTCGACTTTCAGACTTGCTGTGGTCTGGGATCTGTTCATTTATTGATATTCTCAAACCTCAACTTAAAG ttgttgttgttgttctggaCTATGGAGAAACAGAACAGTTTTCGGGCATCTACAATGGAAAAACAGCAGAGTTTTCGGCGGGTGATGGAGAAACAGAAAAGCTTTCGCGGATTTATGGAAAAACAGAAGAGTTTCCGGATTGTGATGGAGAAGCAGCTGAGCTTCATCGGCAGTGAGAGGAAAAAGAGCAAGGAGTCACCTGGGAAACGTGGTGACTTGCCAATTCATTTAGCAGCCCGGGGAGGGAACTTGAGCAGAGTGAAAGACATAATTGAAAACTGTGCTAGTTCTGATATGAAGGATTTCTTATCTAAGCAGAACTTTGAAGGGGAGACCCCTCTTTATGTTGCCGCAGAAAATGGACATGCTTCCGTTGTTAGTGAGATACTTAAGTTCTTGGATCTACAAACTGCTTCTATTGTCGCCAGAAATGGCTATGATCCTTTTCACGTCGCAGCAAAGCAGGGTCATCTTG AGGTGCTGAGAGAACTGCTGCACTTCTTTCCCAACTTGGCCATGACTACAGATTTGTCCAATTCAACTGCTTTACACACAGCTGCAACTCAAGGTCATATTGATGTGGTTAACCTCCTCTTGGAGTCAGATTCAAACCTTGCAAAAATAGCCAGGAACAATGGTAAGACTGTCCTTCACTCAGCTGCTAGAATGGGGCATTTGGAAGTTGTGAAAGCCTTATTGAACAAGGATCCAAGCACTGGATTTAGGACTGATAAGAAAGGTCAAACTGCACTACACATGGCTGTGAAGGGGCAAAATCAAGAAATTCTGCTGGAATTGGTAAAACCCGACCAATCAGTTTTAAGTCTAGAAGATAATAAAGGAAATACAGCCTTGCATATTGCCACAAAGAAGGGCCGTATTCAG AATGTTCGCTGCTTGTTATCTATGGAGGGTATCAACATCAATGCTACTAATAAAGCTGGAGAGACTCCTCTAGATATTGCAGAGAAATTCGGAACTCCAGAACTCGCCTCCCTTTTGAGGGATGCTGGGGCTGCCAATTCCACCCACACTGGGAAGCCAAATGCATCAAAGCATCTTAAGCAGACTGTCAGTGACATAAAGCATGATGTTCACTCCCAACTTCAACAGACTCGTCAGACTGGAGTGAGGGTCCAAAAAATTGCAAAGAAGCTGAAAAAACTCCACATTAGTGGCCTGAACAATGCAATAAATTCCGCTACTGTTGTTGCTGTTCTCATTGCTACAGTTGCTTTTGCAGCCATTTTCACAGTTCCGGGTCAATATGACGAGAAGAAAACCCCCGGCTTTTCACTTGGACAGGCAAATATTGCAAAAAATGCAGCTTTTTTAACCTTTTTTGTGTTTGATAGCCTGGCTTTATTCATCTCTCTGGCAGTTGTGGTGGTTCAAACTTCGGTAGTCGTGATTGAGCAGAAGGCGAAGAAGCAGCTTGTTTTTGTCATAAACAAGCTCATGTGGTTGGCTTGCCTTTTCATTTCCATTGCCTTCATTTCTCTCACATATGTAGTGGTGGGATCAGACTCCAGATGGCTTGCTATATACGCAACAGTTATTGGAAGCTTGATAATGCTCTCTACGATTGGCTCCATGTGTTATTGTGTCATTTTGCACAGGATGGAGGAGACAAAATTAAGGGCCGAGAGTCGTTCATACTCCATGTCTCATGCATCAGATCAAGAGATTTTGAACAGTGAATACAAGAGGATGTACGCACTTTAG